Proteins encoded by one window of uncultured Cohaesibacter sp.:
- a CDS encoding SMP-30/gluconolactonase/LRE family protein, translating to MSLANSIKKARYRFFPDHVVGEMLSKSWIDNAIPFTFMVVVVGVIGLLLPNFFTGSNISILARQYGEIALVVLAMTTVILVGGIDLSVGSNFALANFLMLYFLNLAHFSVGVSALLTVLITSGVGLVNGLLVGYMRLRAFLTTLVTLIIVRAVVDLLLLEYAQDMSMSFYSSPLWDMMGLGGVGIFPFSFVVVAVVAVIAHIAFSRSGPGWRLLAIGGSRRSAYNMGLPVKRIVCSAYVISGALVGMAGVLYAARLSGAGTDTGIGLEISALTAAILGGNSLGGGRGSVPKALMGAVTVLVLTNGVLRLGLNSGSGPMVLGLALLFAVFVDVRWMKNRHKLLSKVYVSPTLMEMPEARPTDKGPFEVNDRLSDVDVIALGEVESPEDVILDEDDNLYSGNRHGDIIRYMAPDYKNHEVFAHIGGSPLGMSFDKQGNLLVCVGGMGLYMVAKADRSVSKVTDETNRSLFSVVDDSRLRLADDLDVAPDGKVYFSEATIRYEMHDWPVDALESRGNGRIICYDPATKKTRTVLKNLIFPNGVCTSHDGQSILFAESWGCRINRYWLEGPNKGKLEVLADKLPGYPDNINRASDGTYWVAIMGMRSPALDLALRMPSFRRRMARRIAADQWLYPNLNIGCVARFNDKGEFIESLWDRHAANHPMITSMREHKGWLYLGGITNNRIGRIRLEGMDETWSGWSSYWGDKSRRQA from the coding sequence GTGTCGCTAGCCAATAGCATCAAAAAAGCCCGGTATCGCTTCTTCCCCGATCATGTTGTCGGTGAAATGCTTTCCAAGAGCTGGATCGATAACGCCATTCCCTTCACCTTCATGGTGGTTGTCGTTGGCGTGATCGGACTGCTCCTTCCCAACTTCTTCACCGGAAGCAACATTTCAATTCTTGCCCGCCAGTATGGCGAGATTGCCCTTGTCGTGCTCGCCATGACGACGGTCATTCTGGTGGGGGGCATCGATCTGTCGGTCGGTTCGAATTTCGCCCTCGCCAACTTCCTGATGCTCTATTTTCTCAATCTGGCGCATTTCTCCGTGGGTGTGTCCGCGCTGCTGACGGTGCTGATCACCTCGGGCGTCGGATTGGTCAACGGGCTTCTCGTCGGTTACATGCGGCTAAGGGCGTTTCTGACGACGCTGGTGACGCTTATCATTGTGCGCGCGGTCGTCGATCTGCTGCTGCTGGAATATGCGCAGGACATGTCCATGTCCTTCTATTCCTCGCCCCTGTGGGACATGATGGGGCTTGGTGGCGTCGGCATCTTCCCGTTCAGTTTCGTCGTCGTTGCGGTCGTTGCGGTCATCGCGCATATCGCGTTCAGCCGCTCCGGTCCGGGTTGGCGTCTTCTCGCCATCGGCGGGTCGCGCCGGTCGGCCTACAATATGGGGCTGCCGGTCAAGCGGATCGTCTGTTCGGCCTATGTGATCTCCGGAGCGCTGGTCGGCATGGCCGGTGTGCTCTATGCAGCGCGTCTCAGCGGGGCGGGCACCGACACCGGCATCGGGCTGGAAATCTCGGCCCTGACGGCGGCCATTCTGGGCGGCAATTCGCTCGGCGGTGGGCGGGGATCTGTGCCCAAGGCCCTGATGGGGGCGGTGACCGTTCTTGTTCTGACCAACGGTGTGCTGCGCCTTGGCCTTAACAGCGGGTCCGGGCCGATGGTGCTGGGGCTGGCGCTGCTCTTTGCCGTCTTTGTCGATGTGCGCTGGATGAAGAACCGCCACAAGCTCTTGAGCAAGGTCTATGTCTCGCCGACCCTGATGGAAATGCCGGAGGCACGGCCGACGGACAAGGGACCGTTTGAGGTCAATGATCGCCTGAGCGATGTCGATGTGATCGCGCTCGGTGAGGTGGAGAGCCCCGAGGACGTGATCCTTGACGAGGATGACAATCTCTATAGCGGCAACCGTCACGGCGACATCATCCGCTATATGGCACCCGATTACAAAAATCACGAGGTCTTTGCCCATATCGGCGGCTCGCCACTGGGCATGAGCTTTGACAAGCAGGGCAATCTGCTGGTCTGTGTTGGCGGCATGGGGCTCTATATGGTTGCCAAGGCAGATCGCAGTGTCAGCAAGGTGACCGACGAGACCAATCGGTCGCTGTTCTCGGTGGTTGACGATAGTCGCCTGCGTCTTGCCGACGATCTCGATGTTGCTCCCGATGGCAAGGTCTATTTCTCCGAGGCGACCATCCGTTATGAGATGCATGACTGGCCCGTGGATGCCTTGGAAAGCCGGGGCAATGGTCGCATCATCTGCTACGACCCGGCCACCAAAAAGACCCGTACGGTGCTGAAGAATCTGATCTTTCCGAACGGGGTCTGTACGTCCCATGACGGTCAGTCAATCCTGTTTGCCGAGAGCTGGGGGTGCCGGATCAACCGCTATTGGCTCGAAGGCCCCAACAAGGGCAAACTCGAGGTGCTCGCGGACAAGCTGCCGGGTTACCCCGACAACATCAACCGCGCGTCCGACGGCACCTATTGGGTTGCGATCATGGGGATGCGGTCTCCGGCGCTTGATCTTGCACTGAGGATGCCGAGCTTCCGGCGTCGCATGGCCCGGCGGATCGCGGCAGACCAGTGGCTTTATCCCAACCTCAACATTGGCTGCGTTGCACGCTTCAACGACAAGGGCGAGTTCATCGAATCTCTTTGGGATCGTCATGCCGCCAACCATCCGATGATCACCTCGATGCGGGAGCACAAGGGCTGGCTCTATCTCGGCGGGATTACCAACAACCGCATCGGCCGTATCCGGCTCGAAGGTATGGACGAGACGTGGAGTGGCTGGTCGAGCTACTGGGGTGACAAATCGCGGAGGCAGGCATGA
- a CDS encoding strictosidine synthase, producing MRQGFIAQAFDKFLGRGTAAVTVPALDGALKPNNHLEDLPEGIAAGVPDCIVAFMGKALWSDGSKLVAEDGIKADLGSEITALAAQGERLAVATLADGLGLLDASFQSIAPDWSEPVRHVTALDFGPNGGIWFAIGSTQNAPTEWRRDLLEMNRSGLIGRADPTSGEVRMVKHRLRYPSGIAVLLNGAIVFSEAWSSHVIEMAADGAVKQVVLDEIPGYPGRIEARAGGGYWLCIFAPRSPLIEFVLREPGYRKAMLGEVPPDYWVAPNYSSGKSFNEPMQGGALKQMGILKPWAPTLSYGLVIELDKDFIPVRSFHSRAGGRRHGITSAVELGGELWLAGRGAGEILRLALETEGESA from the coding sequence ATGAGACAGGGTTTCATCGCACAGGCGTTCGACAAGTTTCTCGGGCGCGGCACCGCTGCCGTTACCGTACCGGCTCTGGATGGCGCCTTGAAGCCGAACAATCATCTCGAAGATCTGCCCGAAGGCATCGCCGCCGGGGTGCCGGATTGCATTGTTGCCTTCATGGGCAAGGCGCTGTGGTCAGACGGGTCGAAGCTGGTGGCTGAGGATGGCATCAAGGCTGATCTCGGCTCCGAGATCACGGCCCTTGCCGCACAAGGCGAGCGGCTTGCGGTCGCGACCCTTGCCGATGGTTTGGGGTTGCTTGATGCATCCTTTCAATCCATTGCGCCAGACTGGTCCGAGCCGGTGAGACATGTCACTGCTCTTGATTTCGGCCCGAACGGCGGGATCTGGTTTGCCATCGGTTCAACGCAGAATGCGCCCACCGAATGGCGGCGGGATCTGTTGGAGATGAACCGCAGCGGCCTCATCGGCCGGGCCGATCCGACCTCCGGTGAGGTTCGGATGGTCAAGCATCGCTTGCGCTATCCATCCGGCATCGCCGTTCTGCTGAATGGGGCAATCGTGTTCAGCGAAGCCTGGTCATCCCACGTGATCGAGATGGCCGCAGACGGGGCCGTGAAGCAGGTCGTGCTCGACGAGATTCCCGGCTATCCGGGCCGCATTGAGGCCCGTGCTGGCGGTGGCTATTGGCTCTGCATCTTTGCTCCGCGCAGTCCGCTCATCGAGTTTGTTCTAAGGGAGCCGGGTTATCGCAAGGCCATGCTCGGTGAGGTGCCGCCCGACTATTGGGTCGCGCCGAATTATTCGAGCGGGAAATCCTTCAACGAGCCGATGCAGGGCGGCGCTCTGAAGCAGATGGGCATTCTCAAGCCATGGGCGCCGACGCTTTCCTATGGCTTGGTGATCGAACTCGACAAGGACTTTATTCCTGTGCGCAGCTTCCACAGTCGGGCTGGCGGTCGACGTCATGGCATCACGTCCGCGGTGGAACTGGGCGGCGAGCTGTGGCTTGCGGGACGCGGTGCGGGAGAGATCCTACGTCTGGCGCTTGAGACCGAGGGAGAATCGGCATGA
- a CDS encoding sugar ABC transporter ATP-binding protein encodes MTTPVVELRNVTKEFHGNFAVKGVSFDLHPGEIHSLLGENGAGKSTLTKMIAGVYEPTDGEVRYLGQTVAFTSPQEALENGIAMVFQETSLIPSLTVAQNLELGNEKFLTRLRGLWISAQQFLQSLSFEVDPTALVSQLGAAQKQMVEIARAVRHNAKVIIFDEPTATLTPEEKYHFFNLVKRLKENGVAIVFISHALEEALNISDRITILRDGEHIVTDKVEAFDRDTIIGHMVGRSLTNELYGDEKGAERKGRPAGKRVLSVQNLSMGSVVRNTSFSVFAGQVTGVFGLVGSGRTETFKIISGVLKRDFFHGGEVRLSGRPVRYRVPRPAIRDGIVYVTEDRKVEGFFETKSIAQNIYSGLIGADLNERSIINYSDMIGLAKVWTERLNVKAIDNNSKVIELSGGNQQKVVLAKALVQKPKLIILDEPTRGVDVGAIAEIHEVINELANAGLPVVMISSYLPEILALSDRILVSRLGRMVEEFSIEEASEEKIMYAAVIRPVGKGECDENESSRPRGNRPSGALCGNPPDLGVRG; translated from the coding sequence ATGACGACACCTGTGGTCGAACTTCGAAATGTTACCAAGGAATTCCACGGCAACTTTGCGGTCAAGGGCGTTTCCTTCGATTTGCATCCCGGCGAGATCCACTCACTGCTTGGGGAGAACGGGGCCGGGAAATCCACCCTGACGAAGATGATCGCCGGGGTCTATGAGCCGACCGATGGCGAAGTGAGGTATCTGGGGCAGACGGTGGCTTTCACCAGTCCGCAGGAGGCGCTGGAAAATGGCATCGCTATGGTGTTTCAGGAAACAAGCCTCATCCCTTCGCTGACGGTGGCGCAGAATCTCGAGCTCGGGAACGAAAAGTTTCTGACGCGTCTGAGGGGGCTCTGGATCTCGGCTCAGCAGTTCCTGCAGTCGCTGAGCTTCGAGGTGGATCCGACCGCACTGGTCTCGCAGCTCGGTGCCGCTCAGAAGCAGATGGTCGAGATCGCCCGCGCGGTCCGCCACAATGCCAAAGTGATCATCTTTGACGAACCGACGGCCACTCTGACGCCGGAAGAGAAGTATCACTTCTTCAATCTCGTCAAGCGACTGAAGGAGAATGGCGTCGCCATCGTCTTTATCAGCCACGCCTTGGAAGAGGCGCTCAACATTTCCGACCGGATCACGATCCTGCGCGATGGCGAGCATATCGTCACCGACAAGGTCGAGGCCTTCGACCGCGATACGATCATTGGCCACATGGTCGGGCGCAGTCTGACGAACGAGCTTTATGGTGACGAGAAAGGCGCGGAGCGAAAAGGCCGTCCGGCGGGAAAGCGCGTGCTGTCGGTGCAGAATCTGTCGATGGGATCTGTGGTGCGCAACACGTCCTTTTCCGTCTTTGCCGGACAGGTGACCGGGGTCTTCGGATTGGTGGGGTCTGGACGGACCGAGACCTTCAAGATCATTTCCGGGGTCCTGAAGCGCGACTTCTTCCATGGTGGCGAGGTGCGCCTCAGTGGTCGTCCGGTGCGCTACCGCGTTCCGAGGCCAGCGATCCGGGATGGCATCGTCTATGTCACCGAGGATCGCAAGGTCGAGGGCTTCTTCGAGACCAAGTCCATTGCGCAGAATATCTATTCCGGGCTGATCGGGGCGGATCTCAACGAGCGCTCGATCATCAATTATTCCGACATGATCGGGCTGGCCAAGGTCTGGACCGAGCGATTGAACGTCAAGGCAATCGACAACAATTCCAAAGTCATCGAGCTATCGGGTGGAAACCAGCAGAAGGTGGTTCTTGCCAAGGCCTTGGTGCAGAAACCCAAGCTGATCATCCTTGATGAACCCACGCGCGGTGTCGATGTCGGTGCGATTGCCGAGATCCACGAGGTCATCAACGAACTCGCCAATGCCGGGCTGCCGGTGGTGATGATTTCATCCTACCTGCCGGAGATCCTTGCCCTGTCCGACCGGATTCTGGTGTCGCGCCTCGGGCGCATGGTCGAGGAATTTTCCATCGAGGAAGCAAGCGAAGAGAAGATCATGTATGCCGCCGTCATTAGGCCGGTTGGAAAGGGAGAGTGCGATGAAAATGAAAGCAGCCGTCCTCGAGGAAATCGGCCGTCCGGGGCCCTATGCGGAAACCCGCCCGATCTCGGTGTGCGAGGTTGA
- a CDS encoding zinc-dependent alcohol dehydrogenase family protein, which produces MKMKAAVLEEIGRPGPYAETRPISVCEVDLEGPRDGEVLIEIAAAGLCHSDLSVVNGDRPRQVPMVMGHESSGVVRAVGPDVDRFEIGDHVITVFVPSCGHCGPCRSGRPALCEPGAAANNSGLLIGGGSRLSRDGQTLYHMTGVSCFAEYAVVSQNSIVKIDSSIPLDIAALMGCAVLTGAGAVFNTGDVCPGCSTAVVGLGGVGLSAVMAAHVAGAEKIVAVDILPEKLELAKELGATHVIDSSKEGALQELRELTSGGVDTALDFTGNVHALRFAYDATRRGGATVTAGLPNPSAMLQIPAVGLTGEERTLKGSYLGSGVPSRDILRFLALHAQGRLPVERLMTEKIRLEDINEGFDRLHAGKAIRQVIDFS; this is translated from the coding sequence ATGAAAATGAAAGCAGCCGTCCTCGAGGAAATCGGCCGTCCGGGGCCCTATGCGGAAACCCGCCCGATCTCGGTGTGCGAGGTTGATCTGGAAGGCCCCCGGGATGGTGAGGTGTTGATCGAGATCGCCGCCGCCGGGTTGTGCCACTCCGATCTGTCGGTGGTGAATGGTGATCGTCCGCGCCAAGTGCCCATGGTGATGGGGCATGAGAGCTCGGGTGTGGTGCGCGCCGTTGGGCCTGATGTCGATCGTTTCGAAATCGGCGATCATGTCATTACCGTTTTTGTGCCGAGCTGTGGGCATTGTGGTCCCTGCCGGTCGGGGCGTCCGGCCCTGTGCGAGCCGGGAGCGGCAGCGAACAATTCGGGGCTGCTGATCGGCGGTGGATCGAGGCTTAGCCGCGATGGCCAGACTCTCTATCACATGACCGGGGTGTCCTGTTTTGCCGAATATGCCGTCGTGTCGCAGAATTCCATCGTCAAGATCGACAGCTCCATCCCGCTCGACATCGCGGCGTTGATGGGCTGCGCGGTTCTGACGGGTGCTGGTGCCGTCTTCAACACCGGTGATGTCTGTCCGGGGTGTTCCACCGCCGTGGTCGGGCTTGGGGGAGTTGGCCTCTCCGCGGTGATGGCCGCGCATGTGGCCGGGGCCGAGAAGATTGTCGCCGTCGATATCCTGCCTGAAAAGTTGGAACTCGCCAAGGAATTGGGCGCGACGCATGTGATCGATTCCTCGAAAGAGGGTGCGCTTCAAGAGTTGCGCGAGCTGACCTCGGGCGGTGTCGATACGGCGCTTGATTTCACCGGCAACGTCCACGCCCTACGTTTTGCCTATGACGCGACGCGGCGGGGTGGGGCGACGGTGACGGCAGGCCTGCCGAACCCTTCGGCCATGTTGCAGATCCCTGCCGTTGGCCTCACTGGGGAAGAGCGGACGCTGAAGGGCTCCTATCTTGGCTCCGGTGTTCCCAGTCGCGATATCCTGCGGTTCCTTGCCCTTCATGCGCAGGGGCGTCTGCCGGTGGAGCGGTTGATGACGGAAAAGATCCGTCTTGAAGATATCAACGAGGGCTTTGACCGCCTTCATGCAGGCAAGGCGATCCGCCAGGTTATCGATTTCAGCTGA
- a CDS encoding aldehyde dehydrogenase — MQTYQCYINSAWVEPATGEYFESDDPYTSEVWAMIPRCGAEDVDRAVVAANAALTTGDWATMHPTQRGRLLNRFADILEREADLLARTEVQDNGKLYAEMRAQTGYLPQWFRYFAGLCDKIEGSVIPIDKADMFTYTTHVPVGVVAAITPWNSPLLLTTWKLAPALAAGCTVVLKPSEFTSASTLEFCKLAHEAGFPPGVINAITGFGAEAGAPLAEHRDVHKIAFTGGDASGRHIARTAMNTFKRLTLELGGKSAQIVFPDVSVESAARGVVSGIFAATGQTCIAGSRVLVHEDVHDAFVEAFLNLASSARVGDPMNTDTQVGPVTTKPQFDKILASIQMARDEGAECVLGGRPSDRPECGNGRFIEPTVFTGVENSMKIAQQEVFGPVLSIIKFREEEEAYRLANDTDYGLAAGVWTSDQGRMFRAAKALRAGNIWTNCYRAVSYMVPFGGFKSSGVGRESGQEALWEYLETKSVWMDYGPGPANPFILR; from the coding sequence ATCCAGACCTATCAATGCTATATCAACAGTGCTTGGGTCGAACCGGCGACGGGCGAATATTTCGAAAGTGACGATCCCTATACCTCGGAAGTCTGGGCGATGATCCCGCGCTGTGGTGCGGAAGATGTCGACAGGGCCGTCGTGGCGGCCAATGCTGCCCTGACGACAGGCGACTGGGCGACCATGCATCCGACCCAGCGCGGACGCTTGCTCAATCGCTTTGCTGACATTCTCGAACGGGAGGCCGATCTTCTTGCGCGGACCGAAGTGCAGGACAATGGCAAGCTCTATGCCGAGATGCGCGCGCAGACGGGTTATCTGCCGCAATGGTTCCGCTATTTCGCGGGGCTTTGCGACAAGATTGAGGGCTCGGTGATCCCGATCGACAAGGCGGACATGTTCACCTACACGACCCATGTCCCGGTTGGTGTGGTCGCGGCGATCACGCCATGGAACTCGCCGCTGCTGCTGACCACATGGAAGCTTGCGCCTGCGCTTGCTGCCGGTTGTACGGTGGTGCTGAAGCCGTCGGAATTCACCTCGGCCTCGACGCTGGAATTCTGCAAGCTCGCTCATGAAGCCGGGTTCCCGCCCGGTGTCATCAATGCGATCACCGGGTTCGGGGCCGAAGCCGGAGCACCCCTTGCCGAGCACAGGGACGTGCACAAGATCGCCTTCACCGGAGGCGATGCCAGCGGGCGTCACATTGCCCGCACGGCAATGAACACCTTCAAGCGTCTGACGCTGGAATTGGGTGGCAAATCGGCTCAGATCGTGTTCCCGGATGTCTCGGTGGAGAGCGCGGCTCGCGGTGTTGTGTCAGGTATTTTTGCTGCCACCGGTCAGACCTGCATTGCCGGGTCGCGGGTGCTGGTGCATGAGGATGTGCATGACGCCTTTGTTGAGGCCTTCCTCAATCTGGCCAGCTCGGCGCGGGTGGGTGATCCCATGAACACCGACACGCAGGTCGGGCCAGTGACGACCAAACCGCAGTTCGACAAGATCCTCGCGTCCATCCAGATGGCGAGGGATGAGGGGGCGGAGTGTGTCCTTGGCGGACGGCCATCGGATCGGCCCGAATGCGGCAACGGTCGTTTCATCGAGCCGACCGTTTTCACTGGCGTTGAGAATTCGATGAAGATCGCCCAGCAGGAGGTGTTCGGCCCCGTCCTGTCGATCATCAAGTTCCGGGAAGAAGAAGAAGCCTATCGCTTGGCGAACGACACGGACTATGGCCTTGCGGCCGGTGTCTGGACATCGGATCAGGGACGCATGTTCCGTGCAGCCAAGGCTCTGCGGGCGGGGAACATCTGGACCAACTGCTATCGTGCCGTGTCCTACATGGTGCCATTCGGGGGCTTCAAGTCCTCGGGTGTGGGGCGCGAAAGCGGGCAGGAGGCCCTTTGGGAGTATCTGGAAACCAAATCCGTGTGGATGGATTATGGCCCGGGTCCTGCCAACCCGTTCATCTTGCGGTGA
- a CDS encoding LysR family transcriptional regulator: MDIRQLRYFIAIAEARSISAAAQKLRIAQPSLSQHLVNMERELGVKLVERSARGSVLTNEGEILLGRAYEICQMVETCVSEIKELSGEVRGRVRFGMPPSVSMVMSVPLAETVRLDLPKVSAASQ; the protein is encoded by the coding sequence TTGGACATTCGCCAGCTTCGATATTTCATCGCAATTGCCGAGGCGCGCTCGATCTCTGCGGCGGCGCAAAAGCTTCGCATTGCCCAACCATCGCTATCGCAGCATTTGGTCAACATGGAGCGCGAACTCGGTGTCAAGCTCGTGGAACGATCTGCGCGCGGGTCGGTCCTGACCAATGAAGGCGAGATACTGCTCGGTCGCGCCTACGAAATCTGCCAGATGGTCGAGACCTGCGTGTCTGAAATCAAGGAATTGTCCGGTGAGGTGCGTGGGCGAGTTCGGTTCGGTATGCCGCCGTCGGTTTCCATGGTCATGTCCGTGCCATTGGCCGAAACCGTGAGGCTGGATCTGCCAAAAGTTTCGGCTGCGAGCCAGTGA
- a CDS encoding LysR substrate-binding domain-containing protein, with amino-acid sequence MSGFIKTWIDDGTVEIGFLYDLIGAEHFQVTHVLDEHLFFFSAPDAWPLKSEPGAPVAMSDLTNVELVLPGEPHGLRRIIERAAGKAGIMLNVTTELDAMTQIKELVARGSGHSIFAPAACHDFVEAGRLLKAPIIDPVISRPVYLVRNPSMVQSRACAAVEKLTLQVAREMVERGLWEGQLVKAV; translated from the coding sequence ATGAGCGGCTTTATCAAGACCTGGATCGACGATGGCACCGTGGAGATCGGGTTTCTCTATGACCTGATTGGTGCCGAGCATTTTCAGGTCACCCATGTTCTCGATGAGCACCTGTTCTTTTTCTCCGCTCCGGATGCCTGGCCGTTGAAATCGGAGCCCGGAGCGCCGGTCGCGATGAGTGATCTGACCAATGTGGAGCTGGTGCTGCCTGGCGAACCGCATGGCCTCAGGCGGATCATCGAGAGAGCCGCAGGCAAGGCCGGTATCATGCTCAATGTTACCACCGAGCTCGATGCGATGACGCAAATTAAGGAGCTGGTTGCGCGTGGGTCGGGGCATTCGATCTTTGCGCCTGCCGCCTGCCACGATTTTGTCGAAGCGGGCCGCCTGTTGAAGGCACCAATCATCGACCCGGTGATTTCACGCCCAGTCTATCTGGTACGCAATCCATCGATGGTGCAGTCACGGGCCTGCGCTGCCGTCGAAAAGCTGACGCTTCAGGTCGCGCGGGAAATGGTTGAACGCGGACTCTGGGAAGGCCAACTGGTGAAGGCCGTTTAG
- a CDS encoding autotransporter-associated beta strand repeat-containing protein: MDLGYDSFTDNELTILDQTVSISGTLSNFQFINFGYSGTLDATEIDTTPSGSSEAGTTFNTYANDVTVTSMISGTGDLIKTGSGTLTLSGSNTYTGATTIEEGTLSSALSSLSTTTDITVAKDAIFEIDGSGTLTIALSGDGQLAKTGSGTLILDNGATSLGSVSVQSGALSLQSDLAASALELYGETTFSANGHFRTCQHLCPDHSGYECIRCLGWRSCNQWRSSQLFRYIRKTY; the protein is encoded by the coding sequence ATGGATCTGGGCTACGACAGCTTTACGGACAATGAGCTGACAATCCTCGATCAAACCGTTAGCATTTCCGGCACCCTTTCCAATTTTCAGTTCATCAATTTCGGCTACAGCGGCACTCTCGACGCCACAGAGATCGACACAACTCCGTCAGGTAGCTCTGAGGCTGGCACCACTTTCAACACCTATGCAAATGACGTAACTGTCACCAGCATGATCAGCGGCACCGGGGACCTCATCAAGACCGGATCGGGGACCCTGACACTCAGCGGGTCCAACACCTACACCGGTGCAACGACAATCGAGGAAGGCACGCTGTCGAGCGCTCTTTCGAGCCTTTCGACAACGACTGACATCACAGTCGCCAAGGACGCCATATTCGAGATCGATGGATCGGGCACGCTGACGATCGCTCTCTCCGGAGACGGCCAGCTCGCCAAGACCGGATCTGGAACTTTGATACTGGACAACGGAGCCACATCTCTTGGCTCTGTCTCGGTGCAGTCCGGCGCGCTGTCGCTTCAGAGCGATCTTGCCGCATCGGCACTTGAGCTTTATGGCGAGACAACCTTCTCCGCAAACGGGCATTTTCGCACTTGCCAGCACCTCTGTCCTGACCATTCAGGCTACGAGTGCATCCGCTGTCTGGGATGGCGATCTTGTAACCAATGGCGCAGCAGTCAGCTTTTCAGGTACATCAGAAAAACCTATTAG
- a CDS encoding DMT family transporter, giving the protein MPLLPDSLSAEQRGSLFMILAMAGFSLEDMLLKRVMAQVPVGEVLVLFGLGGMLVFAWMAQRQQQAIFAPGLFKPTLALRSLCEIAGRVFYALAIALTPLSSASAILQATPLVVAVGAVIFFHEKVGPRRWTAILIGFLGVLLILRPGFEGFEPASIFAVLGTLGFAGRDLGSRAAPPSMSNAQLGVYGFLMLIISGAVLLAITGGATVPDGPAFGQLLVAIGFGVLAYNSLSVAMRSGAISVVAPFRYTRLIFAMLLGMLVFAERPDGFTLLGNAIIVLSGLYTLYRSR; this is encoded by the coding sequence ATGCCTCTCCTTCCCGACAGTCTCAGCGCCGAGCAGCGCGGCAGCCTTTTCATGATCCTCGCCATGGCTGGATTTTCTCTTGAAGACATGTTGCTGAAGCGGGTGATGGCACAGGTACCGGTCGGCGAAGTGCTGGTTCTGTTCGGGCTCGGTGGCATGCTGGTTTTCGCGTGGATGGCACAGCGTCAGCAGCAGGCAATCTTCGCCCCAGGCCTGTTCAAGCCGACGCTTGCTCTCAGGTCGCTTTGCGAGATTGCCGGTCGGGTTTTCTATGCTCTTGCCATTGCCCTGACGCCGCTCTCGAGTGCTTCTGCGATCTTGCAGGCGACGCCTCTGGTGGTCGCCGTTGGCGCGGTTATTTTCTTTCACGAAAAGGTCGGGCCCCGACGTTGGACGGCCATACTGATCGGCTTTCTTGGGGTGCTGCTCATTCTTCGCCCCGGCTTCGAGGGCTTCGAGCCAGCCTCGATTTTTGCCGTGCTCGGCACGCTGGGCTTTGCCGGGCGGGATCTTGGCTCTCGCGCCGCGCCACCTTCGATGTCCAACGCCCAGCTTGGGGTCTATGGCTTTCTGATGCTGATCATTTCCGGCGCCGTCTTGCTCGCCATCACCGGCGGGGCCACCGTGCCCGACGGGCCAGCCTTCGGCCAATTGCTGGTGGCCATCGGGTTTGGCGTTCTGGCCTACAATTCGCTTTCGGTCGCGATGCGGTCCGGGGCGATTTCAGTGGTTGCTCCCTTCCGCTACACGAGATTGATCTTCGCCATGCTGCTGGGCATGCTGGTCTTTGCCGAGCGGCCCGACGGCTTCACATTGCTTGGCAATGCCATCATCGTGCTGAGTGGTCTCTACACGCTCTATCGCAGCCGCTAA